A genome region from Microcella alkaliphila includes the following:
- a CDS encoding bifunctional hydroxymethylpyrimidine kinase/phosphomethylpyrimidine kinase, with product MSARPSRPRVLAIAGSDPSGGAGIQADLKSIAAFGGYGMAAITALTAQNTRAVDGVHAPPAEFVADQLRAVSDDIAVDAVKIGMLFSAPIVEVVAEWVRRTRPAVVVLDPVMISTSGHRLLDAAAERAVLELARAAHLITPNLDELAALVGAPRAASWSDALDQGRRLSRQTGARVVVKGGHLAGPSAPDALVDSDDVYEVPGERVESRNTHGTGCSLSAALATVRADGATWEDGLVQVKAWLTAAIRAGEGLAVGSGNGPIDHLHALDPRTSADRENGSWARSAWDRGAAVRADILAVSFVRGLADGSLCRGHMAEYLRQDAHYLAGYGRVLRRLAELAPTTDDREFWAASAEGADLEVERLHRRIVGEDVGMPAPVTVGYLDHLERTAARGDYAETVAAVLPCFTVYADLGRRFAPIERAGHPYAEWLDAYGDPQFLRTSALAESVASRIAATASHEQRRSMERAHDVSLIWERDFFDEAWRGTEVSSAYTATDPGHVG from the coding sequence ATGAGCGCCCGGCCGTCGCGTCCTCGCGTCCTCGCGATCGCCGGATCCGATCCGAGCGGCGGGGCGGGCATCCAGGCCGACTTGAAGTCGATCGCGGCATTCGGCGGCTACGGCATGGCCGCCATCACAGCGCTCACGGCACAGAACACGCGCGCCGTCGACGGCGTCCACGCTCCGCCGGCCGAGTTCGTGGCGGATCAACTCCGTGCGGTCTCCGACGACATTGCGGTCGATGCGGTCAAGATCGGGATGCTCTTCTCCGCTCCCATCGTGGAGGTCGTCGCCGAGTGGGTGCGGCGCACCCGCCCCGCCGTCGTGGTCCTCGACCCGGTCATGATCTCGACGAGCGGGCACCGACTGCTGGACGCTGCCGCCGAGCGGGCGGTGCTCGAGCTGGCACGTGCGGCGCACCTCATCACGCCCAACCTCGATGAGCTCGCGGCCCTCGTCGGCGCCCCTCGCGCTGCCTCGTGGTCGGACGCCCTCGATCAGGGACGGCGACTGTCGAGGCAAACCGGCGCGCGGGTCGTCGTGAAGGGCGGCCACCTCGCCGGTCCGAGCGCGCCCGATGCACTCGTCGACAGCGACGACGTGTACGAGGTGCCGGGGGAGCGGGTGGAGAGCCGCAACACCCATGGCACGGGTTGCTCGCTCTCGGCCGCTCTGGCAACAGTGCGGGCGGACGGCGCCACCTGGGAGGACGGACTCGTTCAGGTGAAAGCGTGGCTCACCGCCGCGATCCGCGCGGGGGAGGGGCTCGCCGTAGGCTCGGGCAACGGGCCGATCGATCACCTGCACGCGCTCGACCCGCGCACCTCTGCTGACCGCGAGAACGGGTCGTGGGCACGCAGCGCGTGGGATCGCGGTGCCGCCGTACGGGCCGACATTCTCGCTGTCTCGTTCGTCCGCGGATTGGCCGACGGCTCCCTATGCCGCGGGCACATGGCGGAATACCTCCGTCAGGACGCCCACTACCTGGCGGGTTACGGGCGCGTGCTGCGTCGCCTCGCCGAGCTCGCACCTACGACGGATGATCGAGAGTTCTGGGCGGCTTCGGCCGAGGGCGCGGACCTCGAGGTCGAGCGCCTGCACCGCCGCATCGTGGGCGAGGACGTCGGGATGCCCGCTCCGGTGACGGTGGGCTACCTCGACCACCTGGAACGCACGGCGGCCCGGGGCGACTATGCCGAAACGGTCGCGGCGGTGCTGCCGTGCTTTACGGTGTACGCGGACCTGGGCCGTCGCTTCGCGCCGATCGAGAGGGCGGGCCACCCGTACGCCGAGTGGCTCGATGCGTACGGTGACCCCCAGTTCTTGCGCACGAGCGCGCTCGCGGAGTCGGTCGCATCCCGCATCGCCGCTACAGCGAGTCACGAGCAGCGTCGGTCAATGGAGCGCGCCCACGACGTCTCGCTGATCTGGGAGAGGGACTTCTTCGACGAAGCCTGGCGCGGGACCGAGGTGTCCTCTGCGTACACCGCGACTGACCCCGGTCACGTCGGCTGA
- the thiE gene encoding thiamine phosphate synthase has translation MTASTDLSLHLVTAEGLPTDTLCAIVDAAVDGGVTIVQVREKTASARELIERTVRVSDTVAGRAAVLVDDRVDVVLAARDRGARVDGVHLGQSDLPVEVARRLLGAESVIGLTANTVDHFATAEALRPGTVDYLGVGVIRPTATKPDHPAPLGIDGFAALVARTSIPCVAIGGVRPDDVAGLRAAGAAGVAVVSAIAGASDPRAAARAFREAARR, from the coding sequence GTGACGGCGTCGACTGATCTGTCCCTGCATCTCGTCACGGCCGAGGGGCTTCCCACGGACACTCTGTGCGCGATCGTCGACGCCGCGGTCGACGGGGGAGTGACGATCGTCCAGGTGCGCGAGAAGACCGCGAGCGCGCGCGAGTTGATCGAGCGGACCGTGCGCGTTTCAGACACGGTCGCTGGCCGCGCTGCCGTGCTCGTCGACGACCGGGTCGACGTGGTGCTCGCCGCGAGGGACCGCGGAGCGCGGGTCGACGGCGTGCACCTCGGCCAATCGGATCTGCCGGTCGAGGTGGCGCGCCGCCTGCTCGGAGCAGAAAGCGTCATCGGACTCACCGCGAACACGGTGGATCACTTCGCCACCGCCGAAGCGTTGCGACCGGGCACCGTTGACTATCTCGGCGTCGGCGTGATCAGGCCGACCGCGACGAAGCCCGATCATCCCGCGCCGCTTGGCATCGACGGCTTTGCCGCACTGGTTGCCCGCACGAGCATCCCGTGCGTCGCGATCGGCGGCGTCCGACCCGACGACGTGGCCGGCCTCCGCGCGGCAGGCGCCGCGGGGGTCGCGGTCGTGTCGGCCATCGCCGGTGCGAGCGATCCACGCGCGGCCGCCCGCGCCTTCCGCGAGGCGGCACGCCGATGA
- the thiM gene encoding hydroxyethylthiazole kinase codes for MSAHQSAVLVDPENALALLRSSQPLTQCITNAVVTNMTANALLAIGASPAMCDIPGEAGVFARISGGVLVNLGTPTAEQRDAARETVVENARWVLDPVAVGALPIRTALAAELLAHRPAIIRGNPSEIIALAGAGSGGRGVDSTDSPDDALDAATRLAEETGAVVAVSGERDLITDGRRAARVSGGSALLTRITGGGCSLGAVMAAFLAVTDPFSAAVAASAVYAVASERAEARGVGPGSFSPAFLDELDALTPRDSALSARVSEGIAS; via the coding sequence ATGTCTGCGCACCAATCCGCCGTCCTCGTTGATCCGGAGAATGCCCTCGCCCTGCTGCGCTCCTCGCAGCCGCTCACGCAGTGCATCACGAACGCGGTGGTGACCAACATGACTGCTAACGCGCTGCTCGCGATCGGAGCCTCGCCCGCGATGTGCGACATACCGGGTGAGGCGGGCGTCTTCGCCCGCATTTCGGGCGGAGTGCTCGTGAATCTCGGGACGCCCACCGCCGAACAGCGCGACGCGGCGAGGGAGACCGTCGTCGAGAACGCCCGCTGGGTGCTCGACCCTGTCGCCGTGGGGGCCCTGCCCATACGCACCGCTCTCGCCGCCGAACTGCTCGCGCACCGTCCCGCGATCATCCGGGGGAACCCCTCTGAGATCATCGCGCTGGCGGGCGCGGGGTCGGGAGGGCGCGGCGTCGACAGCACCGACAGCCCCGACGATGCGCTGGACGCGGCCACACGACTCGCGGAAGAGACGGGCGCGGTCGTCGCCGTGTCCGGCGAGCGCGACCTGATCACCGACGGGCGACGCGCAGCTCGCGTATCCGGGGGTAGCGCACTCCTGACGCGAATCACGGGCGGCGGATGCTCGCTCGGCGCCGTCATGGCGGCTTTTCTCGCCGTTACCGATCCGTTCTCCGCGGCGGTGGCCGCGTCGGCGGTCTACGCCGTCGCGTCGGAGCGCGCGGAAGCGCGCGGAGTCGGGCCGGGCAGTTTCTCTCCGGCTTTCCTCGACGAGCTGGACGCTCTCACGCCGCGCGACTCCGCGCTCAGCGCGCGCGTCAGCGAGGGCATCGCGTCGTGA
- a CDS encoding trans-sulfuration enzyme family protein — translation MPLDTAVAPASLDTVAVHAGRADLTGLGVHAPPLDLSSTNPLPDIDTGGESYESMATGGHPTEGGSVYARLWNPTVARFESALAELEGTDESVAFASGMAAFSAAVTAAASRGAGRHVVAVRPLYGGTDHLLASGMLGIETTFCSPHEVAGSLRPDTCLVVMETPANPTLELVDIAAVVDAAGERPVLVDNTFATPVLQNPAALGAALVLHSATKYLGGHGDVVGGALAVSAEWATAIRPVRAITGGILHPMAAYLLHRGLPTLPLRVRAQQATAAQLAARLVEHPAVARVFYPTVDGGDPEGLLGRQLRGPGAMLSVDLVGGYAAAQKLTRGRRWFTHAVSLGGVDSLIQHPASLTHRPVAPEARPGAGIVRLSVGLEGIDDLWEDLEIGLG, via the coding sequence ATGCCGCTCGACACCGCCGTCGCCCCCGCCTCTCTCGACACCGTGGCTGTTCACGCCGGCCGCGCCGATCTCACGGGGCTTGGCGTGCACGCTCCGCCGCTCGACCTGTCATCGACCAATCCCCTCCCCGATATCGACACCGGGGGAGAGTCGTACGAGTCGATGGCCACGGGCGGGCACCCCACCGAGGGCGGCTCTGTCTACGCGCGGCTCTGGAACCCCACCGTGGCCCGCTTCGAGAGCGCGCTCGCCGAACTGGAAGGAACCGACGAGTCGGTAGCCTTCGCCTCCGGTATGGCGGCATTCTCGGCAGCCGTCACCGCGGCGGCGAGTCGCGGTGCGGGCCGGCACGTCGTCGCGGTGCGCCCGCTCTACGGCGGCACCGATCACCTGCTGGCCTCGGGGATGCTCGGGATCGAGACCACCTTCTGCTCACCTCACGAGGTGGCCGGGTCCCTTCGACCCGACACCTGCCTGGTCGTCATGGAGACGCCCGCGAACCCCACGCTCGAGCTCGTCGACATCGCGGCCGTCGTGGACGCGGCAGGGGAGCGCCCCGTCCTCGTCGATAACACGTTCGCCACACCCGTGCTGCAAAACCCCGCAGCGTTGGGGGCCGCCCTCGTGCTGCACAGCGCGACCAAATACCTCGGCGGCCACGGCGACGTCGTCGGCGGAGCGCTCGCGGTCAGCGCCGAGTGGGCAACCGCGATTCGCCCCGTGCGCGCGATCACCGGAGGAATCTTGCACCCGATGGCCGCGTACCTGCTCCATCGCGGCCTGCCGACGCTGCCCCTGCGGGTTCGCGCGCAACAGGCGACCGCCGCGCAGCTCGCCGCGAGGCTCGTCGAGCATCCCGCCGTCGCTCGTGTCTTCTATCCGACGGTCGACGGTGGCGATCCGGAGGGTCTCCTCGGCCGCCAACTGCGGGGGCCGGGCGCGATGCTCAGTGTCGACCTCGTCGGTGGTTACGCCGCCGCACAGAAGCTCACGCGTGGCCGTCGCTGGTTCACGCACGCCGTGTCGCTGGGCGGCGTCGATTCGCTGATTCAGCACCCGGCCTCGCTTACGCACCGGCCCGTCGCGCCCGAGGCGCGACCCGGTGCCGGCATCGTTCGCCTCTCCGTCGGGCTCGAAGGCATCGACGACCTGTGGGAGGACCTGGAGATCGGGCTCGGCTAG
- a CDS encoding Lrp/AsnC family transcriptional regulator — MADVSDPQNPRTPLDAVDRALLAALDQNARLTNAALAQAAGIAESTCTQRMRALRDRGVIRAFRADIDPAAVGRPMQAVIKVRLGSHDRDGVLAFHARLRRIPGVIRIFHVAGADDYLLHVAVADASTLRDLVLEHITQHPGVVHTETQLVFDVMDGPGVVTARA, encoded by the coding sequence GTGGCTGACGTCTCCGACCCGCAGAATCCGCGCACCCCGCTCGACGCGGTCGATCGCGCACTGCTCGCCGCTCTCGATCAGAACGCACGGCTTACCAACGCGGCGCTCGCACAGGCGGCGGGGATCGCTGAGTCAACATGCACACAGCGGATGCGCGCCCTGCGAGATCGCGGCGTCATCCGAGCATTCCGCGCGGACATCGACCCTGCCGCCGTCGGTCGCCCCATGCAGGCCGTGATCAAGGTGCGGCTCGGCAGCCACGACCGGGACGGCGTCCTCGCCTTTCACGCGCGCTTGCGGCGAATCCCGGGTGTCATCCGCATCTTCCACGTTGCGGGCGCCGACGACTACCTGCTGCACGTCGCCGTTGCTGACGCGAGTACACTGCGCGACCTCGTGCTGGAGCACATCACACAGCACCCGGGCGTCGTCCACACCGAGACGCAACTGGTCTTCGACGTTATGGACGGCCCCGGAGTCGTGACTGCACGGGCCTAA